A single genomic interval of Mucilaginibacter boryungensis harbors:
- the recF gene encoding DNA replication/repair protein RecF (All proteins in this family for which functions are known are DNA-binding proteins that assist the filamentation of RecA onto DNA for the initiation of recombination or recombinational repair.) gives MYLEQLSVINFKNYTEAELLFSDGVNVFTGNNGAGKTNILDAVHYLSLCKSYFNPIDSQQIKQGADFFMISGLFKKDDKQDTVACAVKRNQKKQFKRNKKEYQRLADHIGKYPLVMISPYDISIIIEGSEERRKFVDNVISQTDNRYLDELITYNKVLSSRNALLKRIAETGRYDPALLEVMDEQLVTSGNKIFAKRKAFMEDFTQIFNAHYRFLSDDAEQVDLVYDSQLLTAGFSELLKKSVEKDRVLERTTMGIHKDDLHFTIQGMAMKKFGSQGQQKSFLIALKLAQNSYLYKQTGFKPLLLLDDIFDKLDDLRITKLMQMVSNHDFGQVFITDTSAKRATDVFKKIKVDFKLFKVNGGKIDA, from the coding sequence ATGTATCTGGAACAACTCTCCGTCATCAACTTTAAAAACTACACAGAAGCAGAACTGCTTTTTAGTGATGGCGTTAACGTATTTACCGGTAACAATGGCGCCGGCAAAACTAATATATTGGATGCGGTACACTACCTGTCGCTGTGTAAAAGCTATTTTAACCCCATAGATAGCCAGCAGATAAAACAGGGTGCCGATTTTTTTATGATAAGCGGCCTGTTTAAGAAAGATGATAAGCAGGATACCGTTGCCTGTGCAGTTAAACGCAATCAGAAAAAGCAATTTAAGCGTAATAAAAAAGAATACCAGCGCCTGGCCGATCATATTGGTAAGTATCCGCTGGTAATGATATCACCTTATGATATCAGCATAATTATTGAAGGCAGCGAGGAAAGGCGCAAATTTGTTGATAATGTAATATCCCAAACCGACAACCGTTACCTTGATGAACTGATCACCTACAACAAAGTACTAAGCAGCCGTAACGCTTTGTTAAAACGCATTGCCGAAACAGGCCGCTATGACCCGGCACTATTAGAGGTAATGGATGAACAGCTGGTAACATCAGGTAACAAGATCTTTGCAAAACGTAAAGCCTTTATGGAAGATTTTACGCAGATATTCAACGCACATTACCGGTTTTTAAGCGATGATGCCGAGCAGGTAGACCTGGTTTATGATTCGCAGCTGTTAACCGCCGGTTTCAGCGAGCTACTTAAAAAGTCGGTAGAAAAAGACCGCGTATTGGAGCGCACCACCATGGGCATACATAAAGACGATCTTCATTTTACCATACAGGGCATGGCCATGAAAAAATTTGGCAGCCAGGGCCAGCAAAAATCTTTTCTGATAGCATTGAAGCTGGCGCAGAATAGCTATTTATATAAGCAAACAGGTTTTAAACCTTTGCTGCTGCTGGATGATATTTTTGATAAACTGGATGACCTGCGCATTACTAAACTAATGCAAATGGTGTCTAACCACGATTTTGGGCAGGTTTTTATTACAGATACCAGTGCCAAGCGCGCTACCGATGTTTTTAAGAAAATTAAGGTTGATTTTAAATTGTTTAAAGTGAATGGAGGGAAGATAGATGCGTAA
- a CDS encoding acyl-CoA dehydrogenase: protein MDILATDSLAGYDFNTDENQQMVGQMARDFAEKNIRPHVMEWDEAQTFPIDLFKQLGELGLMGVLVPEEYGGSGFGYQEYVTVIVEIAKVCGSIGLSVAAHNSLCTGHILAFANQEQKQRWLPKLATAEWIGAWGLTEANTGSDALRMATTAVLDGDHYVVNGSKNWITHGKSSNIAVVMVRTGEQGSSKGISALVIEKGTPGFTHGKKENKLGMRASETTELVFDNCRVPKENLLGIEGEGFKQAMKVLDGGRISIASLSLGIAKGAFEAAVQYAKERHQFGQPIANFQGISFKLADMATEIEAAELLIRQAADLKNRHLPMTKESAMAKYFASEVAVRCANEAVQIFGGYGYTKDFPVEKYYRDAKLCTIGEGTSEIQKIVISREILK from the coding sequence ATGGATATATTAGCAACAGATAGCCTTGCGGGCTACGATTTTAATACCGACGAAAACCAGCAAATGGTTGGCCAAATGGCCCGCGATTTTGCCGAAAAAAATATCCGCCCGCACGTAATGGAATGGGACGAGGCACAAACTTTCCCCATAGATTTGTTTAAGCAATTAGGCGAATTGGGGTTGATGGGTGTTTTAGTACCCGAAGAATACGGCGGATCGGGCTTTGGGTATCAGGAATATGTAACTGTAATTGTAGAGATTGCCAAAGTGTGTGGTTCGATCGGGTTGTCTGTAGCCGCACATAACTCGCTTTGTACGGGTCATATCCTGGCCTTTGCCAACCAGGAGCAAAAACAACGCTGGCTGCCCAAACTGGCTACCGCCGAATGGATAGGCGCGTGGGGTTTAACCGAAGCCAATACCGGGTCGGACGCGTTGCGGATGGCGACTACCGCTGTTTTGGATGGCGACCATTACGTTGTAAACGGTTCAAAAAATTGGATAACCCATGGCAAATCAAGTAATATAGCCGTGGTGATGGTACGCACCGGAGAGCAGGGGAGTTCTAAGGGCATCTCGGCCTTGGTAATAGAAAAAGGTACGCCGGGCTTCACGCACGGTAAAAAAGAAAATAAATTGGGTATGCGCGCATCTGAAACTACGGAGCTGGTTTTTGATAACTGCCGTGTACCGAAAGAAAACCTGCTGGGTATAGAAGGCGAAGGCTTTAAACAAGCTATGAAGGTGCTGGATGGCGGTCGGATTTCTATCGCGTCATTATCATTAGGTATTGCCAAGGGCGCTTTTGAGGCTGCCGTACAATATGCTAAAGAGCGTCACCAGTTCGGTCAACCGATAGCTAATTTCCAGGGTATCTCTTTCAAACTGGCCGATATGGCTACTGAAATTGAAGCCGCCGAATTATTGATACGCCAGGCTGCCGATTTGAAAAACCGCCATTTGCCTATGACCAAAGAATCGGCCATGGCTAAATACTTTGCATCAGAAGTAGCCGTGCGCTGCGCTAATGAGGCTGTACAGATATTTGGCGGCTATGGTTACACCAAAGATTTCCCGGTTGAGAAATACTACCGCGATGCGAAACTTTGTACCATTGGCGAAGGGACAAGTGAGATACAAAAGATCGTTATCAGTAGAGAAATATTGAAATAG
- a CDS encoding RNA polymerase sigma factor, with protein sequence MTEQELIAGLLNRDENAFKTVVDTYKNMVYNTVLGFLQNTGDAEDVTQDVFIKVYENIGGFKQQAKLSTWIYRISISQATDMLRYRNRKKRGGFILSLFGSNQEVLYEPPDFVHPGVLAENKEQSAILFKAINRLPENQKTAFLLQKLQDKSQREIAEIMQINEGAVESLLSRAKANLKKLLFNYYQTL encoded by the coding sequence TTGACCGAACAGGAATTGATAGCTGGACTGCTTAACCGCGACGAAAACGCGTTTAAGACGGTGGTAGATACCTATAAAAATATGGTATATAACACGGTATTGGGCTTTTTACAAAATACCGGTGACGCCGAGGATGTTACGCAGGATGTTTTTATTAAAGTTTACGAGAACATAGGCGGCTTTAAGCAGCAGGCAAAGCTAAGCACATGGATCTACCGCATCAGCATTAGCCAGGCTACTGATATGCTGCGTTATCGTAACCGTAAAAAACGGGGCGGTTTTATTTTAAGCCTGTTTGGCAGCAACCAGGAAGTATTATACGAACCACCTGATTTTGTACACCCGGGTGTACTGGCTGAAAACAAGGAACAATCGGCCATACTGTTTAAGGCAATTAACCGGTTGCCCGAAAACCAGAAGACAGCTTTTTTACTGCAAAAACTGCAGGATAAAAGCCAGCGCGAGATAGCGGAAATTATGCAAATTAACGAAGGGGCGGTAGAATCGCTATTATCCCGGGCAAAAGCTAATTTGAAGAAACTTCTATTTAATTATTATCAGACACTATGA
- a CDS encoding ATP-binding cassette domain-containing protein — MSISVTSLTKIYGTQKAVDAISFKAEPGVLGFLGPNGAGKSTTMKMLTGFLPQTSGSASVAGFDITTQSLEVRSRIGYLPENNPLYLDMYVKESLAFIAGVHGIKNADERIAQVIEQTGLTPEQHKKIGQLSRGYRQRVGLAQAILHDPEVLILDEPTSGLDPNQLIGIRQLIRDLGKTKTIVLSTHIMQEVEAVCNQVIIINKGKIVADDTLEGLRNKHAKKTLEEIFIQLTNHN; from the coding sequence ATGAGTATTTCGGTCACATCCCTTACAAAAATATACGGCACACAAAAAGCGGTTGATGCCATTAGCTTCAAAGCCGAACCAGGTGTACTGGGGTTTTTAGGGCCAAACGGCGCGGGGAAATCAACTACTATGAAAATGCTGACTGGCTTTTTACCACAAACTTCAGGCTCAGCTTCGGTTGCAGGATTTGACATTACCACACAATCGCTGGAAGTACGCAGCCGCATAGGTTACCTGCCCGAAAATAACCCCCTGTATCTTGATATGTATGTGAAGGAGTCGCTGGCATTTATTGCAGGTGTGCATGGTATTAAAAATGCAGATGAACGTATTGCCCAAGTGATTGAACAAACAGGCTTAACGCCCGAACAACATAAAAAGATTGGCCAGTTGTCACGCGGATACCGGCAAAGGGTGGGATTAGCGCAGGCTATTCTGCACGATCCGGAAGTACTGATATTAGACGAACCTACATCAGGGCTTGACCCAAACCAATTGATCGGCATCCGCCAATTGATCCGCGATCTGGGTAAAACTAAAACCATTGTCCTCAGCACCCACATTATGCAGGAGGTTGAAGCGGTTTGCAACCAGGTCATCATTATAAACAAAGGCAAAATAGTGGCCGATGATACTTTGGAAGGCCTAAGAAATAAGCACGCTAAAAAAACGTTAGAAGAAATATTTATTCAACTAACAAACCATAATTAG
- a CDS encoding DUF721 domain-containing protein, with product MRKTNDKTLKEAIEQMMQVYKIKRKYEETGITQAWPELVGKAVANRTKELFIRDKKLFLRIESSVIKNELLMMREQIIQKINERAKSVIVEEIIFL from the coding sequence ATGCGTAAAACAAATGATAAGACCCTGAAGGAAGCTATTGAGCAGATGATGCAGGTTTACAAGATAAAGCGCAAATATGAGGAGACCGGCATTACCCAGGCCTGGCCTGAACTGGTAGGCAAAGCCGTGGCCAACCGTACCAAAGAATTATTTATCAGGGATAAAAAGCTTTTCCTCCGTATCGAATCATCGGTAATAAAAAATGAATTATTGATGATGCGCGAGCAGATCATTCAAAAGATAAACGAAAGGGCTAAATCGGTAATTGTGGAAGAGATTATTTTCCTCTGA
- the ytxJ gene encoding bacillithiol system redox-active protein YtxJ, with product MNWTSLESAEQLDSIKQKQGYSVIFKHSTRCSISMMAKRRFEMDWDRLPTEVPLYFLDLIRYRDISGKIAADFSVHHESPQLLLIKDGECILDQSHGEISVDDALLMIE from the coding sequence ATGAACTGGACTTCCTTGGAATCAGCCGAGCAGCTGGATAGTATTAAACAAAAACAGGGTTATAGTGTGATATTTAAACACAGTACTCGTTGCTCTATCAGTATGATGGCTAAAAGAAGGTTTGAAATGGATTGGGATAGGTTGCCTACTGAAGTTCCTCTTTATTTTTTAGATCTGATACGTTACCGCGATATATCCGGCAAAATAGCCGCCGATTTTAGCGTCCATCATGAGTCGCCGCAGTTGTTATTGATTAAAGATGGTGAATGCATCCTCGATCAATCGCACGGCGAAATATCTGTGGATGATGCATTGCTGATGATAGAGTAG
- a CDS encoding ComF family protein: MKLRSYLADFVALLFPELCHACGQSLVAHEDLICTDCLYNLPYTNFHQQPDNIVARQFWGKVKLNGAYALFYFTKGGKVQQLIHQLKYNNAPMVGNKLGHIAGAQLMKSEHLNMFDAVIPVPLHKSRLRKRGYNQSACFAEGLAEALNTAVVINNLIRTKATATQTHKSRFDRAVNMQDVFTVADIKALADKHVLLVDDVVTTGSTLEACAQALLAVPGLKLSIATIAYAE, translated from the coding sequence ATGAAGCTGCGTAGTTATTTGGCCGACTTTGTTGCCCTGCTGTTCCCTGAACTTTGCCATGCCTGCGGCCAAAGCCTGGTAGCACACGAGGATTTGATCTGTACCGATTGCCTGTATAACCTGCCTTATACCAATTTTCATCAACAGCCTGATAATATTGTGGCACGCCAGTTTTGGGGTAAAGTAAAACTTAACGGTGCCTACGCGCTATTCTATTTTACCAAGGGGGGCAAAGTACAACAACTGATACACCAACTTAAGTATAATAATGCGCCGATGGTAGGCAATAAACTGGGCCATATCGCCGGGGCGCAATTAATGAAATCTGAACACTTGAACATGTTTGATGCCGTAATACCGGTACCACTGCACAAAAGCCGCTTGCGTAAACGCGGCTACAATCAAAGCGCATGTTTTGCCGAGGGGTTAGCTGAAGCTTTAAATACGGCTGTTGTTATCAATAATCTTATCCGCACCAAAGCCACAGCCACCCAAACACATAAATCCCGGTTTGACAGGGCAGTTAATATGCAGGATGTTTTTACCGTGGCTGATATTAAGGCTTTAGCCGATAAGCACGTGTTGCTGGTAGATGATGTCGTGACAACCGGCTCAACATTGGAAGCCTGCGCGCAGGCTTTGCTCGCCGTACCGGGTTTAAAACTAAGTATTGCTACTATTGCTTATGCGGAATGA
- a CDS encoding toxin-antitoxin system YwqK family antitoxin produces the protein MEMDFMERQAPFRSKLYIPGLILLLLIIVWIGVKAKWTDQVFVKIGDAHLIQANGICYYNNKPLTGCIYERFPDGTFAKQIPYINGRQDGLMHFWYPDRTLQQERLFVDGKKQGVHKGWWPNGKLKFEYSFNNDEYNGSVKEWYESGKLCRFFHYSMGHEDGLQQMWWDNGTTRANYVVKDGQQYGLIGRKLCRNLTK, from the coding sequence ATGGAAATGGATTTTATGGAACGCCAGGCACCGTTTCGCAGTAAGCTATATATACCCGGACTTATCCTGCTGCTATTAATTATAGTTTGGATAGGTGTAAAGGCTAAATGGACTGACCAGGTATTTGTAAAAATTGGCGATGCGCATTTAATACAGGCCAATGGCATTTGTTACTATAACAATAAGCCGCTAACCGGTTGTATCTACGAGCGTTTCCCCGATGGCACTTTCGCTAAACAAATACCTTATATTAATGGCCGGCAAGATGGGCTGATGCATTTTTGGTATCCTGATCGTACCCTGCAACAGGAGCGGCTATTTGTTGACGGTAAAAAGCAGGGCGTACACAAGGGCTGGTGGCCAAATGGCAAACTTAAATTTGAATACAGCTTTAATAATGACGAGTATAACGGGTCTGTAAAAGAATGGTATGAGAGTGGAAAACTTTGCCGCTTTTTTCATTACAGCATGGGGCACGAGGATGGTTTGCAGCAAATGTGGTGGGATAACGGCACCACAAGGGCTAATTATGTAGTAAAGGATGGCCAGCAATATGGTTTGATTGGCAGAAAGCTTTGCCGCAACTTAACAAAATGA
- a CDS encoding YHYH protein produces the protein MKIYKPMGIMMITVAVFIACKKDKQTTDSTATSTLTTPSIGANVPAVFKKIYNATDIYVEGDYVVIKTNSLPDHKSPYYQGTAWASTKYEAYNGTNPLWGQNPNKIAENDATFKIPLNPKVAATHTATPLGAMGVAVNGVAIFNQYAAMYSPLTNEANGFDQYGGHPQQQGVYHYHVEPYYITTNKGKDALVGFLLDGFPVYGPLENGKTITNADLDVYHGHTGVTADYPAGIYHYHITAADPYINGNGFYGTPGTVSQ, from the coding sequence ATGAAAATTTATAAACCTATGGGCATAATGATGATAACGGTAGCCGTTTTTATCGCCTGCAAAAAAGACAAACAAACCACCGACAGTACTGCCACATCAACGTTAACTACGCCATCTATAGGGGCAAATGTTCCGGCTGTTTTTAAAAAGATATATAACGCCACCGATATTTATGTGGAAGGCGATTATGTGGTAATTAAAACCAACAGCCTGCCCGATCATAAATCGCCCTATTACCAGGGGACAGCCTGGGCATCTACTAAATATGAGGCTTATAACGGTACTAATCCGCTATGGGGGCAAAACCCCAATAAAATTGCGGAGAACGACGCCACTTTTAAAATTCCGCTTAATCCTAAAGTAGCTGCTACGCATACCGCTACACCGCTTGGCGCCATGGGGGTTGCTGTTAACGGGGTCGCAATATTTAATCAGTACGCCGCAATGTATAGTCCACTGACCAATGAGGCTAATGGCTTTGATCAATATGGCGGCCACCCGCAGCAGCAAGGGGTATATCATTACCATGTTGAACCTTATTATATCACTACTAATAAAGGCAAGGATGCCCTTGTAGGCTTTCTGTTAGATGGTTTCCCGGTATACGGCCCGTTGGAAAATGGTAAAACAATCACCAATGCCGACCTTGATGTATACCATGGTCATACAGGTGTAACAGCTGATTATCCGGCAGGGATCTATCACTATCATATCACTGCTGCCGATCCTTATATTAATGGAAATGGATTTTATGGAACGCCAGGCACCGTTTCGCAGTAA
- the ribH gene encoding 6,7-dimethyl-8-ribityllumazine synthase: protein MATQLKNLSDFSNTTVPSAAGFRFGIVVAEWNSEITNALYQGAYQSLLKYGAAEADIITYAVPGSFELTSGADLLLKNAKLDAVICLGCVIQGETRHFDFICDAVANGVTNVAIKYSKPVIFGVLTTDNQQQAIDRAGGKHGNKGDEAAITAIKMSDFARALNK, encoded by the coding sequence ATGGCTACCCAGCTTAAAAATTTATCCGATTTTTCTAACACAACTGTTCCATCGGCAGCGGGTTTCCGCTTTGGCATTGTGGTAGCCGAGTGGAATAGCGAGATAACCAACGCGCTTTACCAGGGCGCTTACCAAAGTCTGCTAAAATATGGCGCCGCCGAAGCCGACATTATTACTTACGCTGTTCCGGGCAGCTTTGAACTAACATCGGGGGCCGATCTTTTGCTGAAAAATGCTAAATTAGATGCGGTGATATGCCTGGGTTGTGTGATACAGGGTGAAACCCGGCATTTTGATTTTATTTGCGATGCTGTAGCAAATGGCGTAACAAATGTTGCCATAAAATACAGCAAACCCGTTATATTTGGTGTACTAACTACCGATAATCAACAGCAGGCTATAGACCGAGCAGGCGGCAAACATGGCAATAAAGGCGACGAAGCCGCTATTACAGCCATAAAAATGTCAGATTTTGCCAGGGCACTAAACAAATAA
- a CDS encoding Spy/CpxP family protein refolding chaperone — protein sequence MKNIKLLVIMATLLMVANCVLLGVLWYRSNYKKRMQPRPQPQGQAFEYLTRELKLTPNQVKKYEVLRNQHMQLTRKTSEEMRLQRDSFFDNLKNPNANPTVVKQLEKRILMNQAKLDSATFFHFRNFRVMLNPKQASRFDSIINTALHMMSHPAGRPGDRPGLNGPTPGEPGNKPMNGPRGSDDRRPGEMRPGDRRMGPPPGGLDSNGRPMGPPPERIGPDGRPMPPPPGRRGPDGRPMGPPPGEGPPPGYD from the coding sequence ATGAAAAATATCAAACTACTGGTTATTATGGCCACTTTGTTAATGGTTGCTAACTGTGTTTTACTGGGTGTACTATGGTACCGCAGTAACTATAAAAAGCGTATGCAACCAAGGCCGCAGCCCCAGGGCCAGGCATTCGAATATCTTACCCGCGAATTGAAATTAACTCCCAACCAGGTAAAAAAGTATGAAGTATTACGCAATCAGCATATGCAACTTACGCGCAAAACCAGCGAGGAAATGCGCTTACAGCGCGATTCATTTTTTGATAACTTGAAAAACCCCAATGCTAACCCTACTGTTGTTAAACAACTTGAGAAACGAATACTAATGAACCAGGCGAAACTGGATTCGGCTACGTTTTTTCACTTTCGTAATTTCAGGGTGATGTTAAACCCCAAACAAGCTTCCAGGTTTGATAGTATTATTAATACCGCATTGCATATGATGTCGCATCCTGCAGGCAGGCCTGGCGACCGACCGGGACTGAACGGTCCGACACCCGGGGAACCCGGAAACAAACCAATGAACGGTCCGCGGGGAAGCGATGACCGACGACCAGGTGAAATGAGGCCCGGTGACAGGCGAATGGGGCCACCGCCGGGAGGGCTGGATTCAAACGGCAGGCCTATGGGGCCACCACCGGAAAGAATTGGCCCGGATGGCAGGCCAATGCCGCCGCCGCCGGGAAGACGCGGTCCGGACGGACGGCCAATGGGTCCACCACCGGGTGAGGGGCCGCCACCAGGCTATGATTAA
- a CDS encoding SDR family oxidoreductase yields the protein MKKVILVTGASSGLGLATANALAAAGHTVYGTSRDATRIKDVAFNPLQMDVTEDASVNTAVATIIKAEGRIDVLVNNAGNGITGPLYAMPVDMAKKQFEVNFFGVVRVCSAVLPMMIEKKQGLVINVSSLAGLFGLPYQGLYSASKFAIEGYSESLRMELRNTGVKVTVLNPGDFKTDFTGNREKVPFTLNNDKLKAEFEAAVAAMEKDESVGAAPATLAKEVVKIVGKSNPKHNYLIGAMGQTIAVTLKSVLPGGLFVKLMNDHYGIK from the coding sequence ATGAAAAAAGTAATACTTGTAACAGGCGCATCATCAGGTTTAGGTTTGGCTACTGCCAATGCATTAGCTGCCGCGGGGCATACCGTTTACGGCACCAGCCGCGATGCAACACGCATTAAAGATGTAGCATTTAACCCTCTGCAAATGGATGTTACCGAAGATGCATCTGTTAACACTGCAGTTGCAACCATTATAAAAGCCGAAGGCAGGATAGACGTACTGGTAAATAATGCCGGCAATGGCATTACCGGCCCGCTGTATGCTATGCCGGTTGATATGGCTAAAAAACAATTTGAGGTTAACTTTTTTGGCGTGGTACGTGTGTGCAGCGCTGTGCTGCCGATGATGATAGAAAAGAAACAAGGTTTGGTTATCAATGTCAGCTCGTTGGCGGGCTTGTTTGGTTTACCTTACCAGGGCTTATATAGCGCCAGCAAATTCGCTATTGAGGGTTATTCTGAAAGCCTGCGAATGGAATTAAGAAATACAGGCGTAAAAGTGACCGTACTTAACCCGGGCGATTTTAAAACTGATTTTACCGGTAACCGCGAAAAAGTACCGTTCACCTTAAATAACGATAAACTTAAAGCCGAATTTGAAGCTGCTGTTGCCGCTATGGAAAAAGATGAAAGTGTTGGGGCCGCCCCTGCTACCTTAGCAAAAGAAGTGGTTAAAATTGTGGGTAAAAGCAACCCTAAACACAACTACCTGATAGGCGCTATGGGCCAAACCATTGCGGTAACGCTTAAATCAGTTTTACCGGGTGGTTTGTTTGTGAAGTTGATGAATGATCACTACGGGATAAAATAA
- a CDS encoding tetratricopeptide repeat protein, translating into MSKTQANTVIPSNVKDSASTANFVRDNQKSLLFIGAAILAIVAIYFAYQKVYIAPREIAAADQMHVAQDFWSKKDWDKAIKGDGSYPGFEKIIADYSNTKAANLAYFYLGTAYLNKGEYQKAIDSYANYHGDDLMVAAEALGSTGDAYVELKDYDKAASYFQKAADKASNKFLTPFYLKKLGLVYEAKNDNKTAADTYKQIKTDYPESNEAQSIDAYIARAEAK; encoded by the coding sequence ATGTCAAAAACTCAGGCCAATACCGTGATCCCGTCAAATGTAAAAGACTCAGCGAGCACAGCCAACTTTGTACGTGATAACCAAAAAAGCTTATTATTTATAGGTGCAGCCATACTTGCTATTGTAGCCATATACTTTGCTTATCAAAAAGTTTACATCGCTCCGCGTGAAATTGCAGCTGCCGACCAGATGCACGTAGCGCAGGACTTTTGGTCCAAAAAAGACTGGGATAAAGCTATAAAAGGCGATGGTAGCTATCCGGGCTTTGAAAAAATTATAGCCGATTATAGCAACACTAAAGCTGCTAACCTGGCTTATTTTTACCTGGGCACTGCTTATTTAAATAAAGGCGAATACCAAAAAGCTATCGATAGCTACGCCAATTATCATGGTGATGACCTGATGGTTGCTGCTGAAGCATTAGGCAGTACAGGCGACGCTTATGTAGAATTGAAAGATTATGATAAGGCAGCGTCTTATTTCCAAAAAGCCGCCGATAAAGCCAGCAATAAATTTCTGACGCCTTTCTACTTAAAAAAATTAGGGCTGGTTTATGAGGCTAAAAACGATAACAAAACCGCTGCTGACACTTACAAACAGATAAAGACCGATTATCCTGAAAGTAACGAAGCGCAAAGCATTGACGCTTATATTGCAAGGGCAGAAGCAAAGTAA
- a CDS encoding nucleoside-diphosphate kinase, producing the protein MKTNRTFTMIKPDAVANGHIGAILDQIIKNGFKPVAFKYTYLSPEMAGKFYEVHKERPFYNALVQFMSSGPIVAAILEKDNAVEDFRKLIGATDPSKAEPGTIRQLFAKSIDANAVHGSDSDENAEIEGNFFFSAFERF; encoded by the coding sequence AACCAACAGAACTTTTACCATGATTAAACCGGATGCTGTTGCTAACGGACATATCGGCGCCATCCTGGATCAGATCATTAAAAACGGATTTAAACCCGTTGCTTTTAAATACACTTACTTATCGCCAGAAATGGCCGGTAAATTTTACGAGGTACATAAAGAACGCCCATTTTATAATGCCCTGGTACAATTTATGTCATCGGGACCAATTGTAGCCGCTATTTTAGAAAAAGATAACGCTGTAGAAGATTTTCGTAAACTGATAGGCGCTACCGACCCATCTAAAGCTGAACCTGGAACTATCCGCCAGTTATTCGCTAAATCTATAGACGCGAATGCCGTACATGGTTCAGATTCGGACGAGAATGCCGAAATTGAAGGCAACTTTTTCTTCTCGGCCTTCGAAAGATTTTAA
- a CDS encoding SCO family protein: protein MKYGIIILLTILTACSSSKTNNTLPFYNTPDFTPVWLGPDDAGYNAIHTISPFSLTNQLGETITDKQVKGHIYVANFFFASCGSICPRMMDNLNDVQQAFKNDDAVRMLSHSVTPGRDSVPALFKYAAIHHIDNHKWWLLTGNKDAIYTLARKAYFADDETGYNKTTNEFLHTENVLLIDKHGRIRGVYNGTIKLEMVNLINHIKLLEASGS from the coding sequence ATGAAATACGGTATTATCATTCTTTTAACAATACTTACTGCTTGCAGCAGCTCGAAGACAAATAATACGTTGCCATTTTATAACACGCCCGACTTTACGCCGGTTTGGTTAGGCCCAGATGATGCAGGCTATAACGCCATACATACCATTTCTCCATTTAGCCTTACTAATCAACTGGGTGAAACAATTACCGATAAACAGGTTAAAGGGCATATATACGTAGCTAATTTCTTTTTTGCATCATGCGGCAGCATTTGCCCGCGGATGATGGATAACTTAAATGATGTACAGCAGGCATTTAAAAACGATGATGCTGTACGTATGCTATCTCATAGCGTTACGCCGGGAAGGGATAGTGTACCGGCTTTATTTAAATACGCGGCTATCCATCATATTGATAACCATAAATGGTGGCTGCTTACCGGTAACAAGGATGCCATTTACACATTGGCCCGTAAAGCCTATTTTGCCGATGATGAAACCGGTTACAATAAAACCACCAACGAGTTTTTGCATACCGAAAACGTGCTGCTGATTGATAAGCATGGCCGGATACGCGGGGTATACAATGGCACTATAAAATTGGAAATGGTGAACCTGATCAACCACATTAAATTGCTGGAAGCATCAGGCAGTTAA